In Pempheris klunzingeri isolate RE-2024b chromosome 5, fPemKlu1.hap1, whole genome shotgun sequence, the DNA window agtgaaaaaatgtcttcatgGCAGTCAGCATGAAGGAATAGTTCAATATATTGatcactgtgtgctgtgttagCAGCGACAGTTACAACTATCCGTTTGAAATGTCATCGATCTAAATGGATGTGCAGTTAAACATGTCgcctgtcagtgtgtttttgtgtgtacagTAACACATCTACTGACATCCATAACAGCGCTGCTCCCAGCTTCCACGGTACTCTGCTGATGGCtcctgagcagcagctgctgcagctcctccaggctCATATCCACGTTCTCCACTGCATCTGAAACCTCCactctgtccacacacacacacacacacacacacacacacacacacacacacacacacacagtaataagTGATGCATGAACAAAGGGTCACTTACTCACTACTTTGCATCGGTGTGCAGTTTTGTGTCTgcattctctgtgtgtgtgtgtccaccactGATTGGTGTGAGCACCCACCTGTCCAGGGCGGGTCTCttactcctcctctccaccataGAGGCCACAGAGCCCCTCCCCTCCAGAACAGACTGGACCATTGCGACGGGGAGGACAGGAGGTTCTGAGGAGCACACCTCGCAGGAAGACGTGAGCGTGGCAGCTTCTCCTCCCCCGACACCGCCTCCTTTCCCTGCTCCCCTCACTCCTGGACTCACAGGCTCCTCTTTGATAAGCATCATGCACTTCTCCCTGTTGGTGGAGTCCGATTCTGTGAGTGCTAACTACCAATAGCTAAAGGTGGGccaagaaaatattaaaacaggaTCCATTGTGTTCACTTTGTTCTGCCCTGCTCTACTGTGAACACACTTTCTCAAGATACATCACACACTGCTATTGTGCACATTACCTGCGATAAACGTTCTAAAATCCAACATCCACAATATCTTTCAGAGTGGTTTGAAAAAAATAGGGTAGTAGATGTAATGCCGATAGCAGAGGTCTGCTTTTATAGTGGGAAATAGTAATGTCATATTGCATTACTCACCTGGTCTCATCAGGCTGCATCTGGAGCGCCATGCTGGCCTGAGATATGTCAGTAACGTCTGATATGATTGGTCCTCCTGTCAGCCCACTAGTGGAGCAAGAGGCAGTATCACTGGAaggctgaggaagaagaggagaggactgATGTGATGTTTGCTCTTATTGTTAATTGTTAGTGATGTAACATTGCAGATTGTACTGCCCTACAAAATAAGGTAAATTCGTAATTTGGTCAGAGTAAAGACCAGAATCCccatatcaaaaataaaatgttacaggAATGTATTTCGTTGACAACAGCATAAAAATTTACATTACCTACAAAATGGAGCTTAAAACCAAGTCAAATCGCAATAACTGCACCGTGGGTGTGTAGGCACTAATAACTGCACCGTGGGTGTGTAGGCACTAATAACTGCACCGTGGGTGTGTAGGCACCAATAACTGCACCGTGGGTGTGTAGGCACCAATAACTGCACCGTGGGTGTGTAGGCACTAATAACTGCACTGTGGGTGTGTAGGCACCGATAACTGCACCGTGGGTGTGTAGGCACCGATAACTGCACCGTGGGTGTGTAGGCACCGATAACTGCACCGTGGGTGTGTAGGCACTAATAACTGCACCGTGGGTGTGTAGGCACTAATAACTACACTGTGGCTTTTTTATATCTGGGCTATAAAACCCAGTGTTGCACTTACTGCACtctcacagagaaacagacaaccaCACAGCCAAAGCAAACAAGATAGCAACAAGTTAGGCTTAGCTGAAGCTAAATTGAAAATTGAACATATCAATTCTGATGAACAACCATCGTGTTGGTATCCAATACTAAATGAGTAAATGAGACAGAATCTAAATCAGGTTTTAATGAAGTTCCTGGAGTTTTGTATGATTAAACtacttttaaatcaaatatttaacataGTGAATAGTAGGCCAATACATGGCAAAACACAGAGATAAACCTAATTGCTATTTCAGGTCAATTCAAGGCGTTAGTTGATGCCGCCTGccacaccacaacacacatttaaccCTCCAAACCACTGCGCACTGCTTCCCTCTAGTGGCAATATGACATAACAGCTGGACTGATGGCAGCAGGTTAAAGGAGATTAATGTCCTGATAATATATTCACTATGATGTAGTGGACATGCCATTATTCATGTACTCTATAAATTTAGATTCAAATAAACGTGTTGAACTGCTGAAGATTTCCTCTGTATTAGGAACGGTGTGTGCTAAATCAACTGGCTTCAAAGATGAATCTAAAATCCCATCAGGGCTTTTCTTACAGTAGAAAAGCCAGCCAGAAACTTCAAAGTTGATGTTTACTGCATGTGGCTGCCAGCACCATTTGTGCTGAATGTGGAAGGTCAGCAGCACAGGGCTTTACTTATTATAGTTCCCAGCAAAATGTGCCATTGAGAAATGCTGCAGAGCACAAAAAAATGAGCACTAATAATTCTACAGGAGACTcagatcatttttttttaccaaaactATGATAATTCCACTGACTTCATACACAGTCACTGGGTTATAAAGCACAGTCACAAAACACATTAGGTGTGTAGCTTTCATATTTGCTCACCGACTGGATGTAGAAAGGCTCATGCATGGGCTCCATTGGGTGACTATGGCTGAACTTGGAGGCAGGAGGGCTGGGAGAGCCGTCGTCCAACATCAGGGGCCTGGATGCAACATTAGTTTTCAATCAGTAGCACATCTGGAGTCGCACGGTAACTACACACAGTCTATGACAGCAGGCATCGTCATCAGAGTATTAATGAGTTGAAACTGTTTCAGATGGAAGATTTAGTGGGTATGACATCTGTTCACTTCTCTTTGAGCAGTTCCTCTGTTTTTGAAAGTGCTGAATGGTACAAATGTTGGATTCTGATTTTTACTCTACATGGACTCTGCTGCTATTCAGCAAATGTTAGAACACTAACACAGAAAAACTACGATGGTGAACATGGCAAACACAttgtacctgctaaacatcagcatgttcacATTACCACTGTGAACACATTAGCATTTgctgctgatgttagcatttagctcaaagcacgCGTAGAGCCTCAGAGAGCAGCGAGTGTGACTATAGACTCTtagtctttgtgttttctggagcactttttgcctttttcagaTTCAGATGATGTGGCAGGAAATGAGGTGGGAGAGTGAAGGGACGAGTGAGTCATGAGAGTGGGTGGATGGTAAACACTGAttcagagagagaatgaaaggcCATACATGACTATCAATAAAATATGGGGCAAAATTGCACCTTTGCCAGGTAGCACACTGGCCCTGAAACACACGTTTCTATAGCACTTTTGTGTTGCAGCGTGCCTTTCCTTTCTCATGTCGGCCTTGTTCACACTCAGCAGCAAAGCTGAACCagcattttacacacacaggctgtagcAGGGTCATGCACTCTGCTCAGccttcactgtgtgtgaatgtgcgtgtgtttgtgtgtgtgtgtgtctgactgactgattcaGCACTTGTCGCCATTCACAGCGCTTGTTGAGTTAGATTGTTCAGTTTGTCAGCTGAGCCAGCCCTTCCCTCTGCCCCACTGTGGCCctgtttgtctcacttttgttGATTGCTCcgctgtgtgcctgtgtgtgtgtgtgtgtgtgtgtgtgtgtgtgtgtgcgtgcatctgtgcatgtgtgtgtgtggtgtgtgtgtgtgtgtgtgcgtgcatcagtgcgtgcgtgtgtgtgtgcatggactCACAGCTTTCTCTTTAGGCCCACAGTGCTGGGTGTGTTGGACTGCATCTggctgaacagaaactgaatcagctggcaaagagagaaaaagcacagcatgaatcagcatcctcctctctcacacacacacacacacacacacacacagacccattATTTCTGTCTTGAGACATAAAAGctggaaatggaaaataagTTGCATGACCCATTAGCCACCACTCTTGTGATAGGAAGCAAGAGCCTGACGCACATTGGACCGTGATTCTATCATACACTGTAGTTGTAATGTGTTGTGTGGAACAATGAGGTAGAAATAGAAATGGCTTTGATTTGGAGCATTTCAAACATGGAGTTTGTACAGTATGAGGAATCGGAGCAGTATTTATGAGGGTAGAAACTTCTACAGTTCACAGTTTTGAGccaaaaatgaaatacattttttggttttatgaatAAACTCATTCATCATTTTGATGAAATATGCTGTGAGAGTATCCAGACTACAATCTGAACACTCTAAGGCATGGACCAATTCCTGTCAAATACTGGACATTGGTAAAAGAGTGGGCTATAAtagtaatgaaaaaaatcatgacTGCTGGAAGAAGCCACAAAGAAAAAGTCTGCTATACTGTGGTAGTATTCACATCATGCAAGTAAAACTCATTCTACTAGAGTGTCTAAGTATTACcactgaaatgtattaaaagtaACAAAAGTAGCCATAAAGAAAATGGCCCCTCCACAGTATTACTTTATGGAGCCCCAAAGGTCCTGAAAGTTGATATTTTTTATCTTctgcaaaataataatatataataatattcttttttcttcaagGACCCGGTCGTTGTTTTGCTGCAGGACAAGTTACattattgatatattgataCTTTATCATTTATGATACATATGATAAGCTCCAACCTGAGCCGGTCCAATCAGCCACATAACTCAAAAGACCTGTGTGGGTATTTTAATACTAAAGGAAATGCTTTCATCAAGAACATTCGGTCACACCACTAAACAAAGTTGAATAACTTATCACACaagaaaatatttgtgtgtgatcaCATTGAGCCTAATTAGCAACCCAGATCTCAGCAGGCAACTCCCACGAATGACAACTGAGAGTGAAATTATATactcatttcacacaaatgcagaTCTCTGGCTGTTGCATCAGttacagtagtagtaatagtagtagcaCTAATGGATGCAGTAGTGGAGGTAGTTCAGAGATAACAGGAAGTGGTAACATAACTAGCAATATGCATACAGATtattgtctcacacacacacgcacacacacacacacgcacacagactgACCTTGTTCATgactttctgctgctgtgtgtggttCTGCCTCAGTGAGACCACCTCTCTCCACAGCACCTCATTCTGTCTGCAAACAGGACGAGGAAGATGACAGGGGAAGGTGGTGAGGAgcgaaaaggaaacaaaaagtaGTACTTTTGAGTTATTATAAAAGTTGGTTTTATTTTCACCTGGTTAGAAATCTAGACCCCTTTAACCCAAATCTAGAATCACAACAAGAGTCTTGGCAGGTCCAATTTAAAAGAAACCCCTAGTGATAAAGCCTgccgcacacaaacactgaaaaactgtgaaaaacaaatattttcttcttaATCAAACTCCTAAAATTCCCATTTCTGCGATGtgtttaaatggtaaatggtctgtatttgtatagcacctttctagttatttcaactactcaaagcgctttacatgacatcctcattcacccattcacacatcattcatacaggagaaatgtaatttggaggagactattctttcatactcattcacactctgaagccatgcttcaggagcaagttggggttcagtgtcttgctcaaggacacttcgacatgttgacccataggagctggggatcgaacccccgaccttctgattgagggacgacccactctaccactgagccacagccgcccaatGCAGGTATCTTCCTCTAACCTTTCACTGAAGAGTGTGCCCATTCAGCCCAATGAGCCCCCCCCCCGCTGCTCATTGATATATAAACCTCGTCCACTTGTCCTCTGTGACACAAGACGACAGTCTCACTACAGATTTGTAcatcacaagtgtgtgtgtgtgatattgcTCTTCCTGCCCAGGCTTGATCGTTACAGTCAGAGCTTATTGAATGTGTCACCACTGTACAGAGGACAGaacagtgtgtttatgtactGCCCCTGTTTTAGTCCTCTTGCTACCTCATGACGGCTGAACCTGAGGCAGTGTACCTGTGATCTTTTTGTTGAGAAATGTAAAGAACTTTACAACAGTTTTTCCAGCGTGATGCATCATGGTAGGTGCAAATGACTCTGCTGCTAATTGCACCACTTGGCTAATTCCACCGCAGGCTACTCAAGAGATCAGTCCCAGGCAGGGATGTTGGgacaaacattgtttttgggACACATGTAGTCCAACTGTCTCAGTGTAATGCAAAGTGGCTCAACTTGTGCGTGAGATCCCCACGGTTACTCCTGTCCTTCTGCAGAGCACAGAGACTGGTGAGGACAAGCAGCTCAGTCCAGGctcatctgtttctctttcacgTCAGACTAAAGGCATTTGCTTTATAGTTATGCTGATATCATCTTGCATTGTTCAGCGATGGCTTGACCTGTCCACCATTTCTGCTGATTACAAAGAGGTGAATTAATGTGATTTGAGGGTGCAGTTACCCATAAAGCTCAGTTTCATTAGAAACATGAGGTGAAGCAGGATAACTCTTTTatattacatataaatatatatgtatatatatttaaaaaatctactgtatttttaaacctcgGTATTTTCACATATGTTGGGTTCGTACTGACTggtaaacacaaaaagctgtAAAGTAGATTGCTTCAACCAGCAGCCGCAAATGGGCTGTAAATGagctacagtggctgtaatgtaatcctacAGGCTAACTGCTCCAATCAAAGCATGTCCACTAGAAGTGCTTGCTTTTGCCGCTGACAGGCTCCGattgtgtctgacaacattatggaaaagatccCTACAGAAAGAAACTTGTAAGATACcctttgtttaaccagaaacagccattacatcaccacacacaaaaatagtaattttatgtCATAGAAAATGGTCGTTGaaggtctactgctgcctcaattgtCTAAtatgtttgtattattgtgtcacttttgtgtt includes these proteins:
- the hsf4 gene encoding heat shock factor protein 4, translating into MQESPGAMGVDGSYASNVPAFLTKLWTLVEDPDTNHLICWSATGTSFHVFDQGRFAKEVLPKYFKHNNMASFVRQLNMYGFRKVVNIEQSGLVKPERDDTEFQHLYFLQGHEHMLEHIKRKVSIVKSEETKVRQEDLSKLLYEVQLLRTQQDNMECQMQDMKQQNEVLWREVVSLRQNHTQQQKVMNKLIQFLFSQMQSNTPSTVGLKRKLPLMLDDGSPSPPASKFSHSHPMEPMHEPFYIQSPSSDTASCSTSGLTGGPIISDVTDISQASMALQMQPDETREKCMMLIKEEPVSPGVRGAGKGGGVGGGEAATLTSSCEVCSSEPPVLPVAMVQSVLEGRGSVASMVERRSKRPALDRVEVSDAVENVDMSLEELQQLLLRSHQQSTVEAGSSAVMDPFSLSLPLTEWNFTEMESNLKSYMFQNQEAEAFPATGCEEQ